In a genomic window of Thermoproteus tenax Kra 1:
- a CDS encoding NADH-quinone oxidoreductase subunit A, with amino-acid sequence MAWLIFLLLLIAGVAAMLIVPALFAPAKGEQAKDVRFEAGNPPFGRVRRRMAMQYLAYVYLAVAIEAVAGLAFVYYLLTSNVLDIVVAILASAATAYFIVREHGR; translated from the coding sequence ATGGCTTGGCTGATCTTCCTCCTTCTGTTGATAGCGGGCGTCGCTGCCATGTTGATAGTGCCCGCGCTCTTTGCGCCGGCCAAAGGAGAGCAGGCAAAAGACGTGAGGTTCGAGGCTGGCAATCCTCCCTTCGGGAGAGTAAGGAGGAGGATGGCCATGCAGTACCTCGCCTACGTCTATCTTGCGGTTGCTATCGAGGCAGTGGCCGGCCTGGCGTTCGTCTACTACTTGCTGACGTCCAACGTACTGGACATCGTAGTGGCCATCCTCGCCTCAGCGGCGACGGCCTACTTTATAGTGAGGGAGCATGGCAGGTAG
- a CDS encoding NADH-quinone oxidoreductase subunit B, with protein MAGRIVRDLTRLAASWGTRWSLWPPHIVTACCGVELAHAFGPAYDAERLGVLPMPSARHSNLLIIEGTITMKMAKFVKWVYEQMPEPKFVIAMGACAIKGGVFYGSYHMVPASNVVKVDYYVSGCPPTPEALLRSIQKVQEKL; from the coding sequence ATGGCAGGTAGAATCGTCAGAGATCTAACAAGGCTGGCGGCATCCTGGGGCACACGTTGGTCCCTCTGGCCTCCGCACATAGTGACGGCGTGCTGCGGCGTAGAGCTGGCCCACGCGTTCGGCCCGGCGTACGATGCAGAGAGGCTGGGGGTCCTACCGATGCCCTCGGCGAGGCACAGCAATTTGTTGATAATAGAGGGCACTATAACTATGAAGATGGCGAAATTCGTCAAATGGGTCTACGAGCAGATGCCTGAGCCCAAGTTCGTGATAGCCATGGGGGCTTGCGCCATCAAGGGAGGAGTGTTCTATGGGAGCTACCACATGGTGCCCGCATCCAATGTAGTAAAAGTGGACTACTACGTCTCCGGCTGTCCGCCGACGCCCGAGGCCCTGTTGAGGTCTATACAAAAAGTACAGGAGAAACTATGA
- a CDS encoding NADH-quinone oxidoreductase subunit D — MMEWPFDKRPGSTFFIEREEEIAPGEKGLALVVGPQHPGSGHMRLFVIVDGDIIVDVRPDPGFVHRGIEKLAERRPFWVVPPLIEKASIMDSTNVILPYVHAVEKALGLVPPPRARFLRSIMSELNRIRTHLYDLALHGIFIGHSTAFMWGFGMGDLIAEVQAKVTGARTTSAYPIPGGVRRDLSTDDRQTILRLLEKLRGRLPDYEKIFLKNPLVKMRLEGVGVLEAKRAAELGAVGPSARGSGLFHDTRADAPYDAYVDIKPRVVVEKGGDAWARTLVRWGEIWASIEFIEEAIKALPEGDIIDEGLLALAPNYRREGSVTGILGVLTQLRPARGEYSSVVEMSRGASLVQIYATESAYLRRVRFVTPSWRNLKPMVEAMKGYRLADLPAIYMSFGYFPPEADR, encoded by the coding sequence ATGATGGAGTGGCCCTTCGACAAAAGGCCGGGCTCCACTTTCTTCATAGAGAGGGAGGAGGAAATAGCGCCGGGCGAGAAAGGGCTTGCGCTTGTTGTAGGGCCTCAACATCCGGGCTCGGGCCACATGAGGCTCTTCGTCATAGTCGACGGCGATATAATTGTGGACGTCAGGCCGGACCCCGGCTTCGTGCACAGAGGCATAGAGAAGCTCGCCGAGAGGAGGCCCTTCTGGGTCGTGCCGCCGCTCATAGAAAAGGCCTCTATCATGGACAGCACAAACGTGATTCTGCCGTACGTACACGCAGTAGAGAAGGCGCTGGGGCTCGTGCCTCCTCCAAGAGCCAGATTCCTCCGCTCCATTATGTCGGAGCTGAACAGAATTAGAACGCACCTCTACGACTTGGCTCTACACGGTATATTCATAGGACACTCTACGGCCTTCATGTGGGGGTTCGGCATGGGCGACCTAATAGCTGAGGTTCAAGCCAAGGTGACGGGGGCGAGGACTACGTCGGCCTACCCAATACCTGGGGGCGTGAGGAGGGATCTGTCCACAGACGATAGACAGACCATCTTGAGGCTGTTGGAGAAGCTCAGAGGGAGGCTGCCAGACTACGAGAAGATATTCCTAAAGAACCCTCTGGTCAAGATGAGGCTTGAGGGCGTGGGGGTCCTCGAGGCCAAGAGGGCGGCGGAGCTGGGGGCCGTTGGCCCGTCGGCCAGAGGATCCGGCCTCTTCCACGACACGCGCGCCGACGCCCCCTACGATGCATACGTCGATATCAAGCCCCGCGTAGTAGTCGAGAAGGGAGGCGACGCCTGGGCGAGGACGTTGGTAAGATGGGGGGAGATCTGGGCCTCGATAGAGTTCATAGAGGAGGCCATTAAGGCTCTGCCCGAGGGCGATATCATTGACGAGGGCCTTTTGGCCCTCGCGCCCAACTACAGAAGGGAGGGCAGCGTGACCGGCATCCTAGGGGTGTTGACTCAACTGAGGCCGGCGCGCGGCGAATATTCGTCTGTCGTCGAAATGTCCAGAGGCGCCTCCCTTGTGCAGATATATGCCACAGAGAGCGCCTATCTCAGGAGGGTCAGATTCGTTACGCCGAGCTGGCGCAATTTAAAGCCCATGGTAGAGGCCATGAAGGGCTATAGGCTCGCCGATCTGCCTGCGATCTATATGAGCTTCGGCTATTTTCCGCCGGAGGCCGACAGATAG
- a CDS encoding MFS transporter: protein MTSDISDYDVRYAWRVAPLLGSVALVVMYTEAMLVPSLPKIQEEFNVTPAEASWILSIYLIVGTISAALFGSLGDVYGKKRMLLLVLSVYSVAVTLTGYAPTFPLLLAARALQGLGMAMFPLAFSLIREEFPPRLVPTAQGLVSAMFGIGIIVALPVGAYLSQYYGWRATYHTVTPFAVLLTVLIAYFVRESRYRAPRSADYLGVALFAAAAVSFIVGVTEAPNWGWTAPPTLALFALSAASAAVFAIQEATTDGPFIPRDILNRNVVASTVAILMVAYAFQMSSQNLSYLFEMPPPYGYGLSILQTGLYIAPTAVVQMIGAPIAGRLLWRVGAKRMSYIGVLLAVAGFQLASANLHSGVWNIIAYMSLGFLGLALLNVSLINLLTFSVPRQRLGVATGLNTVFRNLGSAVAPAVAGTVLTTFATTAVFKLGPAAVFLSVPSTTAYSVNFDIATAMFLLSLIPIALAKEVFRAREPNAAPLNRGSS from the coding sequence GTGACATCCGATATATCGGATTACGACGTCAGATACGCTTGGAGGGTGGCCCCGCTCCTCGGCTCTGTGGCCCTAGTGGTGATGTACACCGAGGCGATGCTTGTGCCGTCTCTGCCGAAGATACAGGAGGAGTTCAACGTTACGCCCGCCGAGGCCTCCTGGATACTCAGCATCTATCTGATCGTGGGCACCATCAGTGCGGCCCTATTCGGCAGTCTGGGCGACGTCTACGGCAAAAAGAGGATGTTGCTCCTAGTGCTCTCCGTATATTCCGTAGCTGTAACTCTCACGGGCTACGCGCCCACTTTCCCGCTCCTTCTGGCGGCTAGGGCGCTCCAAGGCTTGGGCATGGCCATGTTCCCCCTCGCCTTCTCTCTGATCAGAGAGGAGTTCCCCCCGAGGTTAGTCCCTACGGCCCAAGGCCTCGTCAGCGCCATGTTCGGCATAGGCATCATAGTGGCTCTGCCAGTGGGGGCCTACCTCAGCCAGTACTACGGCTGGAGGGCTACGTACCACACAGTGACCCCCTTCGCCGTACTGTTGACTGTGCTCATAGCCTACTTCGTGAGGGAGAGCAGATACAGAGCGCCGAGAAGCGCCGACTATCTCGGCGTAGCCCTCTTCGCGGCCGCCGCCGTCTCCTTCATCGTCGGAGTCACAGAGGCGCCCAACTGGGGCTGGACGGCCCCGCCCACTCTGGCCCTTTTCGCTCTAAGCGCCGCCTCAGCCGCCGTCTTTGCGATACAAGAGGCGACTACAGACGGGCCGTTCATACCGCGGGACATCTTGAATAGGAACGTGGTAGCCTCCACTGTGGCCATACTCATGGTGGCCTACGCCTTCCAGATGTCGAGCCAGAACCTCTCCTACCTCTTCGAGATGCCTCCGCCGTATGGCTACGGGCTCTCGATATTGCAGACCGGCCTCTATATAGCGCCCACGGCTGTGGTGCAGATGATCGGCGCCCCAATAGCGGGGAGGCTCTTGTGGAGAGTCGGAGCTAAGAGGATGTCCTACATCGGAGTCCTCTTGGCTGTAGCAGGCTTCCAACTGGCCTCGGCCAACTTACACTCGGGGGTCTGGAACATCATAGCCTATATGTCCCTCGGCTTTCTGGGCCTTGCGCTGTTGAACGTCTCCCTCATAAACTTGTTGACGTTCTCCGTGCCTAGGCAGAGGCTCGGGGTAGCCACGGGGCTCAACACAGTGTTCAGAAACCTCGGCTCAGCTGTGGCCCCCGCTGTGGCGGGCACAGTCCTCACCACCTTCGCCACCACTGCAGTTTTCAAGCTCGGCCCAGCGGCGGTCTTCCTGAGCGTGCCGTCGACAACGGCCTACTCGGTCAATTTCGACATAGCCACCGCCATGTTCTTGCTGTCTCTGATACCCATAGCTCTGGCCAAGGAGGTCTTCAGAGCTAGGGAGCCGAATGCCGCCCCGTTAAATAGAGGATCGTCATGA
- a CDS encoding glycosyltransferase — protein sequence MIERYVEFIGEHELNAIFKYAERLRDLSILHINSTAAGGGVAEILHRLIPLMRELGLNVEWKVIRGNEEFFRVTKSFHNALQTGAGSIPREYFEIYDRWQEINAGEIPLDYDVVFIHDPQPAGLIRYKRRGVWIWRCHIDISNPHPEVWAFLKRYISAYDGVIVSIPEFARDDLDVPQISIPPSIDPLSPKNVPLPRATVDRIVRKYGVDPERPIVLQVSRFDRAKDPVGVIEAYKLARRHVDVQLVYLGSPASDDPEGEEVYREALRAAGDDKDIHLLMLPPNSHIEVNAFQRAAAVVLQKSIREGFGLTVSEALWKRRPVIGGNTGGIRIQVIHGVTGFLVDSPKAAAHYIVYLLKNKRLRREMGAAGREHVRRNFLITQQLRRYLMTILYLTGRHSAP from the coding sequence ATGATAGAGCGTTACGTCGAATTTATAGGCGAGCATGAGCTGAACGCCATATTTAAATACGCCGAAAGGCTGAGGGATCTGTCGATCCTACACATCAACTCTACGGCGGCCGGCGGCGGAGTCGCCGAGATACTCCACAGATTGATCCCTCTGATGAGGGAGCTGGGGCTCAACGTAGAGTGGAAAGTGATAAGGGGGAACGAGGAGTTCTTCAGAGTCACCAAGTCGTTTCACAACGCGCTTCAGACAGGCGCCGGCTCGATACCCAGGGAGTACTTCGAGATATACGACAGATGGCAGGAGATCAACGCCGGCGAGATCCCTCTGGACTACGACGTAGTGTTCATACACGATCCGCAGCCAGCTGGCCTCATTAGATATAAAAGGAGGGGGGTCTGGATCTGGCGATGCCATATCGACATCAGCAACCCCCACCCCGAGGTCTGGGCCTTCCTCAAGAGGTATATATCGGCCTACGATGGAGTAATAGTCTCGATACCAGAGTTTGCCAGAGACGATCTAGATGTGCCCCAGATATCTATACCGCCCTCGATAGACCCTCTGAGCCCCAAGAACGTGCCTCTGCCCAGAGCCACTGTGGACAGAATAGTGAGGAAATACGGCGTTGATCCAGAGCGCCCTATAGTGCTCCAAGTATCTCGGTTCGATAGAGCGAAGGACCCTGTTGGAGTCATTGAGGCCTACAAGTTGGCCCGCCGGCATGTAGACGTACAGCTGGTCTACCTAGGCAGCCCCGCCTCGGACGACCCAGAGGGGGAGGAAGTCTATAGAGAGGCCCTTAGGGCGGCCGGAGACGATAAAGACATACACTTGTTGATGTTGCCGCCCAACAGCCACATAGAGGTCAACGCCTTCCAGAGGGCCGCCGCCGTAGTTTTACAGAAGTCGATAAGAGAGGGGTTCGGGCTCACTGTCAGCGAGGCTCTGTGGAAGAGGAGGCCGGTCATAGGAGGCAACACTGGAGGCATCAGAATCCAAGTGATACACGGAGTCACTGGCTTCCTCGTGGACTCCCCCAAGGCGGCGGCCCACTATATTGTCTACCTGCTGAAGAACAAGAGACTGAGGAGGGAGATGGGCGCCGCAGGCAGAGAGCACGTGAGGCGCAACTTCTTGATAACTCAACAGCTCAGGCGCTACCTCATGACGATCCTCTATTTAACGGGGCGGCATTCGGCTCCCTAG
- a CDS encoding DUF5752 family protein, with the protein MADLDSKAKSPFVFKSAYYLSLYTKRRARNLRQLAEGIRAADPGVIFHHVFHVVFAKHLLHPYYTNDFARWVGEELNDDDLAIELSSISGAEPATVEDVRRELLAVLEPRADERAARREFVFVSMVPIVYEVGLKAETLAEFLDAVAAAPPESVAYHFVTARVLYGNGRNDFSRWLVEEFGLTSAADALSRIDPLIYNDERQLKSEVVRTLERALL; encoded by the coding sequence ATGGCCGATCTTGACTCCAAGGCCAAGTCGCCGTTTGTCTTCAAGTCGGCGTATTATCTATCCCTCTACACTAAAAGGAGGGCGCGCAATCTGCGGCAGCTAGCCGAGGGGATCAGGGCAGCGGACCCAGGCGTAATATTCCACCACGTCTTCCACGTGGTCTTCGCCAAACACCTCCTACATCCCTATTACACTAACGATTTCGCGCGATGGGTGGGGGAGGAGTTAAACGACGATGATCTGGCCATAGAGCTCTCCAGTATATCCGGCGCCGAGCCGGCCACTGTGGAGGACGTGAGGAGGGAGCTCCTCGCGGTGCTCGAGCCTAGGGCGGACGAGAGAGCGGCGAGGAGGGAGTTCGTTTTCGTCAGCATGGTCCCAATAGTGTACGAAGTGGGGCTCAAGGCAGAGACGCTGGCGGAGTTTCTAGACGCAGTGGCGGCAGCGCCCCCCGAGTCTGTGGCCTACCACTTCGTGACGGCGAGAGTCCTATACGGTAACGGAAGAAACGACTTCTCAAGGTGGCTTGTTGAGGAGTTCGGCTTGACCTCGGCGGCTGACGCGTTATCCAGGATAGACCCCCTCATCTACAACGACGAAAGGCAGTTGAAATCTGAAGTTGTGAGGACGCTGGAGAGGGCCTTGTTATGA
- a CDS encoding tryptophan--tRNA ligase, producing the protein MDFVVTPWEVKGKVDYDKLLQQFGARPLTSDQISLLNKYAGEVHPLIRRGFFYAHRDFDEILKWHAQGRPWALYTGRGPSGPVHIGHMVPWILLKWFSDKFGLEVYFQMTDDEKFYDDPELSLRDTTRWAYENALDVIALGFEPDRLHLIVDTLDIKPLYPIAVKVAKKLTWNTVKATFGFTDSSNIGLIFYPSLQIAVAFLPTELRGETTPVLIPCAIDQDPYFRLARDIADGLGYPKPATLYSKFIMALTGESKMSASNPESAIYTVDEPKAVKRKIMNAFTGGRPTAEEQRKLGGNPDICPVFHYHMLLDPDDASVEKIRQDCRSGALLCGECKLRLYEKIERFLKEHKERREKAKDRVDEYRLSVKLDIKK; encoded by the coding sequence GTGGACTTCGTAGTAACGCCGTGGGAAGTAAAGGGCAAGGTAGACTACGACAAACTGTTGCAACAGTTCGGCGCAAGGCCGCTCACCTCAGACCAGATATCCCTACTGAATAAATACGCGGGCGAAGTACACCCTCTGATAAGGCGCGGGTTCTTCTACGCGCACAGAGATTTCGACGAGATACTTAAGTGGCACGCGCAGGGGAGGCCCTGGGCCCTATACACGGGGAGGGGGCCCAGCGGGCCTGTGCATATAGGCCACATGGTCCCGTGGATACTGCTGAAGTGGTTCTCCGATAAGTTCGGCCTGGAGGTCTACTTCCAGATGACCGACGACGAGAAGTTCTACGACGACCCAGAGCTCTCTCTGAGGGACACCACGCGTTGGGCCTACGAGAACGCTCTCGACGTAATAGCGCTTGGATTTGAGCCGGACAGACTACATCTGATAGTGGATACTCTGGACATAAAGCCGCTCTACCCTATAGCTGTGAAGGTGGCGAAAAAGCTCACTTGGAACACCGTGAAGGCCACCTTCGGGTTCACGGACTCCTCCAACATAGGCTTGATATTCTATCCATCTCTCCAGATAGCCGTGGCCTTCCTTCCCACTGAGCTTAGAGGCGAGACCACGCCCGTCTTGATCCCGTGCGCCATAGACCAAGACCCCTACTTCAGGCTGGCCAGAGATATAGCTGATGGCTTGGGCTATCCCAAGCCAGCCACCCTTTATTCCAAGTTCATAATGGCATTGACGGGCGAGAGCAAGATGTCTGCCTCCAACCCAGAGTCGGCGATATATACTGTGGACGAGCCTAAGGCGGTCAAGCGCAAGATCATGAACGCCTTCACTGGAGGCAGGCCCACCGCAGAGGAGCAGAGGAAGCTGGGCGGAAATCCGGACATATGTCCCGTCTTCCACTACCACATGTTGTTGGACCCCGACGACGCCTCAGTGGAGAAGATAAGACAGGACTGTAGGTCGGGCGCCTTGTTGTGCGGCGAGTGCAAGCTGAGACTATACGAGAAGATCGAGAGATTCTTAAAAGAGCATAAGGAGAGGAGGGAGAAGGCGAAAGATAGAGTTGACGAATATAGGCTTAGCGTGAAGCTCGATATAAAGAAATAA
- a CDS encoding TRAM domain-containing protein has product MEGEGRRPRRSFRGQRERGPKPVKEGDVIEVDIVEKSRRGDGVAKVEGFIVFVPGAEPGQRVKVQIEKVGGTYAIAKIVQ; this is encoded by the coding sequence ATGGAAGGTGAAGGAAGGAGGCCGCGGAGGTCTTTCCGCGGCCAAAGGGAAAGAGGTCCGAAACCGGTCAAAGAGGGCGACGTAATAGAGGTGGACATAGTGGAGAAGTCCAGAAGGGGTGACGGCGTGGCCAAGGTCGAAGGCTTCATAGTCTTCGTCCCAGGCGCCGAGCCGGGCCAGCGCGTGAAAGTCCAGATCGAGAAAGTCGGAGGCACCTACGCCATAGCGAAGATAGTCCAGTAA
- a CDS encoding helix-turn-helix transcriptional regulator, translating into MLWVILLFANGTVLLVFNQTVVANIFTLQLPAAPLTSPVVMHNKVPIPALLNGSELEIPVLGRALITVEYVPRVRAVDGVIAFNVTNGTYIIWAQGGVVLLPTLKILNYSKFNNSILMVAQGPGTLAYTLQGVSLQTPAPNSTSTNTAPPSSQQTSSTTSAPPSGSTAPSQSTTSAPSPSGYSNSSQQTSNRGPPTVDLFIVGLIATAGVAGASLYLARRGKGGIAGLSDTDRLILSYIQRTGGAFESDVAKTLGLPRTTVFRAVRRLEQAGLVSVEKRDGRNFIVPK; encoded by the coding sequence ATGTTGTGGGTAATTCTACTCTTCGCCAACGGCACAGTTCTGTTGGTGTTCAACCAGACTGTCGTCGCCAATATCTTCACGCTACAGCTCCCCGCCGCGCCGTTAACGAGTCCAGTTGTCATGCACAACAAAGTCCCCATACCTGCTCTACTCAACGGGTCTGAGCTCGAGATACCGGTCTTGGGCAGAGCCCTTATAACTGTGGAGTACGTTCCAAGAGTCAGAGCCGTAGATGGCGTTATCGCGTTCAATGTCACTAACGGCACCTACATAATCTGGGCACAAGGCGGCGTAGTCCTCCTGCCCACTCTAAAGATTCTAAACTACAGCAAGTTCAACAACTCGATCTTGATGGTGGCCCAGGGCCCCGGTACTCTTGCCTACACGCTACAGGGAGTCAGTCTACAGACGCCAGCTCCGAATTCCACGTCGACTAACACGGCGCCTCCCAGCTCGCAGCAAACGAGCTCTACGACGAGTGCGCCGCCCTCCGGCTCGACTGCCCCAAGCCAGTCGACGACAAGTGCGCCCTCCCCCTCCGGCTACTCCAACTCAAGCCAACAGACGTCCAATCGAGGGCCGCCGACGGTCGATCTGTTCATAGTCGGGCTCATAGCAACGGCAGGCGTCGCCGGCGCCTCTCTGTACCTGGCCAGAAGAGGGAAGGGGGGCATCGCCGGGCTGAGCGATACAGATAGACTGATATTATCATATATCCAGAGGACTGGCGGCGCGTTTGAATCCGACGTAGCGAAGACTTTGGGACTTCCAAGGACTACCGTCTTTAGGGCCGTGCGAAGGCTCGAGCAAGCAGGCCTCGTCTCTGTCGAGAAAAGGGATGGCCGCAACTTCATAGTGCCGAAATAG
- a CDS encoding sodium:calcium antiporter yields the protein MLQLIPGLALTLVAGLLVEQLIGYISWRWRRSSFGVATVFAPLITSSPELAVFLIAILRGEGGIAWGSIVAQPFMASTIIYPAVVATAFIAWLSHRRASPIPHVHKVVAAPLLAFTLPLIPILWLHPQSYGLYGRIYGLSIVALYFIYAYMLIKREGQPSAVSKLWLRNPLLQLAVALAALYLGAEWLVEGIAGLGRALGLDEAALAVVLVPIATVIPESVVGLILVYRGRDEDGIGAIVGEKALYGTFYPGLAMALGVYSLDPATTTAVTIAVVVSLLEALAVWRGYFGLTAPIGIVGYLWYLAHFR from the coding sequence ATGCTGCAGCTGATCCCCGGGCTCGCGTTGACTCTGGTCGCCGGACTGCTCGTGGAGCAGCTGATCGGGTATATATCGTGGAGGTGGAGGAGGTCCTCCTTCGGCGTTGCCACCGTCTTCGCCCCGTTGATAACGTCGAGCCCTGAGCTCGCCGTGTTCCTCATCGCCATCCTCAGAGGGGAGGGGGGAATAGCGTGGGGCTCCATAGTAGCCCAGCCCTTCATGGCCTCCACAATTATCTACCCTGCGGTGGTCGCCACAGCCTTCATCGCGTGGCTGTCCCACAGAAGGGCCAGCCCGATCCCCCACGTGCACAAGGTAGTGGCAGCGCCGCTGTTGGCCTTCACGCTCCCCTTGATACCTATACTCTGGCTCCACCCCCAGAGCTACGGCCTCTACGGGCGTATATATGGGCTCTCCATAGTTGCGCTGTATTTTATATACGCCTATATGTTGATAAAGAGGGAGGGACAGCCCTCGGCCGTCTCCAAGCTGTGGCTGAGGAACCCTCTGCTACAGCTGGCCGTCGCGTTGGCCGCACTGTATCTCGGCGCTGAGTGGCTAGTGGAGGGCATAGCAGGCTTGGGCCGCGCGCTGGGGCTAGACGAGGCGGCGCTCGCCGTCGTCCTCGTCCCCATAGCCACCGTCATCCCCGAGTCGGTTGTGGGGCTCATATTGGTCTACAGAGGCAGAGACGAAGACGGCATAGGAGCTATAGTCGGAGAGAAGGCCCTATACGGCACGTTCTACCCGGGCCTCGCGATGGCCCTCGGCGTCTACTCCCTGGACCCCGCCACAACCACAGCCGTGACGATCGCCGTGGTCGTCTCCCTCCTGGAGGCCCTCGCGGTGTGGCGCGGCTACTTCGGCCTCACGGCGCCCATAGGCATCGTGGGCTACCTTTGGTATCTGGCGCATTTCAGATAG
- a CDS encoding substrate-binding domain-containing protein has translation MEFKPELKVVTERGDLGREFFQLLLAVELSGSLKGASEALKVPYSTAWNTVARAERILGVKIVEASKRGGTTLTDRGRELLRRYMAEAGKMGLVLGLSDFIYAGSHDPIVEAALQRSEAYFVGSMRGLLLVSEGLAHFGGIHLGDNVQAVRIYGGGLRLIHGFKREVGVASRRELRRLRDIVGLKIVNRQPGSGTRLHIDRVLSTLRLTPEKVPGYDRIAPTHDEAARIVAEGEADYTITLRYVAERYGLYFMKLWDEEFDFVCRRGLERRVAQFVRELELGPGYAPKPNMGRVEPTIK, from the coding sequence ATGGAGTTTAAACCTGAGCTCAAAGTCGTCACAGAGAGGGGGGACCTGGGCCGGGAATTCTTTCAATTGCTCCTTGCTGTGGAGCTTTCGGGCTCCCTCAAGGGGGCCTCCGAGGCTCTGAAGGTGCCGTATTCAACGGCGTGGAACACTGTGGCGAGGGCCGAGAGGATCCTCGGCGTCAAGATAGTTGAGGCCTCCAAGAGGGGAGGCACCACCCTCACCGACAGAGGGCGGGAGCTGTTGAGGCGTTATATGGCGGAGGCGGGCAAGATGGGGCTCGTCCTCGGGCTGAGCGACTTCATATATGCGGGAAGCCACGACCCGATTGTTGAGGCCGCCCTCCAGAGGTCTGAGGCGTATTTCGTGGGCTCTATGCGGGGCCTCCTCCTCGTGTCGGAGGGGCTGGCGCACTTCGGCGGCATCCACCTCGGCGATAACGTCCAGGCGGTGCGGATATACGGCGGAGGGCTCCGTCTGATCCACGGGTTCAAGCGGGAGGTGGGCGTGGCGTCGAGGCGGGAGCTGAGGCGGCTCAGGGACATAGTGGGCCTCAAAATAGTGAACAGACAGCCAGGCTCCGGGACAAGGCTCCACATCGATAGAGTCCTCTCTACGCTCAGACTTACGCCTGAGAAAGTGCCCGGATACGACAGAATAGCGCCGACTCACGACGAGGCTGCGAGGATCGTTGCGGAGGGAGAGGCGGACTACACTATAACTCTGCGCTATGTGGCCGAGAGGTACGGGCTCTACTTTATGAAGCTCTGGGACGAGGAGTTCGACTTCGTCTGCAGACGCGGGCTCGAGAGGCGTGTGGCTCAGTTCGTGAGGGAGCTGGAGCTGGGGCCCGGCTACGCCCCTAAGCCCAATATGGGCCGGGTTGAGCCAACTATTAAATAG